Proteins encoded together in one Ipomoea triloba cultivar NCNSP0323 chromosome 4, ASM357664v1 window:
- the LOC116016040 gene encoding GEM-like protein 4, which yields MKQNQTIKSTNWAVLLNQSSRKWALPDSATQCHLSLSSKPSKTRNGKNSTSLKITDSVKGKLILGAKLLRAGGIQKVFKKNFGVREGEKLLKVSQCCLSTTAGPLPGLLFVSTEKVAFLSERSIRVRSTSGKSMRVHYKVLIPIAKIKTANESKNLKNPSEKYVQVVTEDHFEFWFMWFQQYQRTLKYLQDAISRSAQYP from the coding sequence ATGAAGCAAAATCAGACCATCAAATCAACAAACTGGGCAGTTTTATTGAATCAAAGCTCAAGAAAATGGGCTCTTCCTGATTCTGCCACCCAATGCCATCTGTCTCTCTCTTCAAAGCCATCAAAAACAAGAAATGGTAAGAATTCTACCTCCTTAAAGATAACAGACAGTGTGAAGGGCAAGCTGATACTAGGGGCAAAGCTTCTCCGAGCAGGTGGCATTCAAAAGGTGTTCAAGAAGAACTTCGGTGTTAGAGAAGGTGAAAAACTGTTGAAGGTTTCTCAATGTTGTTTATCAACAACAGCTGGTCCATTGCCTGGCCTACTTTTTGTTTCTACTGAGAAGGTTGCTTTTCTTAGTGAGAGATCAATCAGAGTCCGTTCTACTAGTGGGAAGTCAATGAGAGTGCATTATAAGGTGTTAATCCCAATTGCTAAAATTAAAACAGCAAATGAAAGTAAGAATTTGAAGAATCCATCAGAGAAGTACGTGCAAGTAGTGACAGAAGATCATTTTGAGTTTTGGTTTATGTGGTTCCAACAGTATCAAAGAACCTTGAAATATTTGCAGGATGCAATTTCTCGGTCAGCTCAGTATCCTTAG
- the LOC116017681 gene encoding GEM-like protein 4 produces the protein MKQNQMKSRIGEDLVAIYYWAILLNQRSRRRALPDSATQCHLSPLKQRNDKMNRSGERVDSFAKGIKEHVKLRPKITDTVKGKLILGAKLLQAGGVKKVFNKNFSVKEGEKLLKASQCYLSTTSGPMPGLLFVSTHKLAFLSERSIKIPSSTGKSTRMHYKVSIPITKIKRANESENLKNPSEKYIQVVTEDHFEFWFMGFLYHQRTLIYLQDAISQAQ, from the exons ATGAAGCAAAATCAGATGAAATCAAGAATAGGAGAGGATTTGGTTGCTATATACTACTGGGCAATTTTATTGAATCAGAGATCAAGAAGAAGGGCTCTTCCCGACTCTGCCACCCAATGCCATCTCTCTCCTTTAAAACAAAGAAATGATAAGATGAACAGAAGTGGAGAAAGGGTGGACTCTTTTGCAAAAGGCATCAAAGAGCATG TGAAACTAAGGCCAAAGATAACAGACACTGTGAAGGGCAAGCTGATCCTTGGGGCAAAACTTCTCCAAGCTGGTGGCGTCAAAAAGGTGTTCAACAAGAACTTCAGCGTTAAAGAAGGGGAAAAGCTGTTGAAGGCATCTCAATGTTATTTATCAACAACATCTGGTCCAATGCCTGGCCTACTCTTTGTTTCTACTCACAAACTTGCCTTTCTTAGTGAGAGATCAATCAAAATCCCTTCTTCAACTGGAAAGTCCACGAGAATGCATTATAAGGTGTCAATCCcaattacaaaaattaagagAGCGAATGAAAGTGAGAATTTGAAGAATCCATCAGAGAAGTACATACAAGTAGTCACAGAAGACCATTTTGAGTTCTGGTTTATGGGGTTCCTATATCATCAAAGAACCTTGATATACCTCCAGGATGCAATTTCTCAAGCTCAGTAA